In the Arachis stenosperma cultivar V10309 chromosome 8, arast.V10309.gnm1.PFL2, whole genome shotgun sequence genome, ttcttctttcttttttttttctttatcttttttatttttactcacTCTATTTctcttatatattattatcaatgACTAATTACAAATTTGATAATCAAAATGTGTAATATcatattttctaattaaaattaaaattaaaattaaaatattgaaattaaaacttaactatattatattactaaattaacaaccaaaatatatcacatgacatttttttcattaaaattgagataaaatatttttttaaaaattaataaacttcCTTCTTCTATCCTCTTATCtgcttctcttttattttttatttctctctaTCCTTCTATTCTATATAtaacatataatttatattactaatttaacaAACCAAAATATGTCATAAGATATTCTtttattacaattaaaataaaatattttttttaaaaaaattaacaaactcaCTCTCCCATTCTTTtttatctctctcttttctctctcatcattctCTATTTTTCTCTACATTTctgttttataaaaaattaaattaataaaataatataattcaaataaactcataaaactataaaaactatattaaatttataatcaaatataattaaaaaataatcttataatattatttaattaaaaaatatgttattattattattattattattattattattattattattattattattattattattatatgtatattttttttagtttcaaatttttactatttatctttttaatatatattttcgcatctcttttttaaatatttattatatataatttaaagaaaatattaatattgtgattaataattaattaattagaataaagatttaattatttaaagttaattttgagttaattttataattatcaatataactattaattaatttgatatctcttactttaaaaattaatttttttaaataattgaatCTTTGGAGAGGAGATGACACtctaattttagagagaaagattgaattttaattgtAACGAGAGAGTAACATGTGACatattttggttgtaaaattagtaatatataatagatataatagataatagataataaattaataattaagaagcttttattttttggtttttcacGGTATCTCCCAATCCGACAAGTCAATAACTAATTCGTCATggatctgagctccatttaagggtctgTCGTTAGGCGCTAGCCAATAAATTACTGCATGCACAAAATGAGATTTAAACTCTCAACACTTACTTAAACGAAAAAGTGAACATTAAAAAACTTTTATTGATTAACATTTAAtagttttcggtttttagtgtTACccactaaataattttttttttcttcacatAAAAGGTCCACTACTTTATCCTAAAGTAATTTCTAACAAATAATGTGATCAAACTTACTAACAACCTGCATACTACACTCCATATATAATGTATTTAtaaatcaatcaaattttaaCCACTCTTAACCATTATAAGGTTGACCACAGAGACGTCtccatatatatatttatattataactGCTTCTCTGGATAAGGAGTATCAAAACTGACTTCTACATCTCTAATTgaacatatattttattcttatagGTATAGTGCTGATTTGGCACACTCTTTGTTTATAACTTATATTTCATTTCATGCTTAAAATAAAAGTTGTcgtattagaaaaataaaatacaattaaGCCTCCATACATCTCTATAGTTAATTAGCATTCCATAATTTAAAAAGTTAGTAACCTTCATTGGCACTCAAATTAAAGAAACCCAGAATCTTATTCCATTCACACACCACAAATTAACATTATAAGAATTATATGGTTATGCCAacttctatatatatatgtaacaACCTTTAAACCTGGTCATGTACGTACCTCAGCTCAAAGAAATAAACAGAAATCATTAGACCCTCTAACTCTCACTTAATTACAATGGATGCTCACCAAGAAACACTGATATTCAACAATGATTATGAGGTGCATGATTTCACTGAGGACCCCAACTTTGATCAGCTCATCAATTTAATTAGAGGGGATAATAATAATGAAGATGATGCTGCTGTGTTCTTTAACTATGGTTCAGACATTATCATCAATGATTGCTTCCTTGATGATAATCAGAATCATTTACTTCTTCCATATGATGAGATTCATCAGAGCCATAACAACAATAGTAGCAATgaagtgatgatgaataatgtGTGTGGTGATGATCCTAGCCCTACTAATCTTATTAGCTCTTTCTCTTGCTTTGAAGAAGGGGTGGTTAATAGAGAAAATGAAGGAGAGTATTCTTCTGCAACCACAACTGCAACTGATGAGGCTAATCTTAGTGGTAAACCAAGGCTGAAAGCTGATAGGTCCAAGACTCTCATCTCtgagaggaggaggagaagccGAATGAAGGAGAAGCTTTATGCACTTCGCTCTTTGGTCCCTAACATAACAAAGGTGTGTCATCATGTCTCAATCTTTTCTTAAGTTATGTTTGGTTATTGTTTTATATGCTTGTTCCTCAACTCAAATGTGTTACATACATGTGTCAGATGGATAAGGCATCGATCATTGGAGATGCATTATCGTACGTGCATGAGCTTCAAGCACAAGCTAAGAAGCTAAAGGCTGAGGTTGCAGGACTTGAAGCATCTCTGTTTGTATCAGAAAATTACAAAGCATCCTTTGATGACAATTACATAAAAACTGTTCAAGTCACACACAATAGCCACCCGATCAACAAGAAGATAGTGCAGgtttatatgatttgattttcCATAAGTTTCTAGTTAGATTTTGCATGTGACTAACATATTATTATGTGTGCTTTGTAGATAGAGATGGTTCAAGTGGAAGAAAGAGGGTATTATGTGAAGATAGTGTGCAACAAAGGAGGAGGAGTTGCTGCATCACTCTACAGGGCTCTCGAGTCTCTTGTGGGTTTCAGTGTTCGGAATTCAAACTTTGAAACTGTTTGTGACACTATACTACTTACATTTACATTGAATGTGGGTTAATACTCTACTTCACTCTAATGAGTCAACAATTTgcttaagaataattaatttaatcactACTATGTGTTGTTGGAAAACAGGTTAAAGGCTTTGAACCAGAAGTTAACCTGCCAAACTTGAAGCTATGGGTGACAGGCGCTCTTCTCAACCAAGGCTTTGAATTCATGGCAAATTTTCATTATTGACATTTCCCATGTTTTTGACTTCTATGATTCCAAATCAAAACAACTTTTCAAATGTAAGCCTTTATAGTCATCACTCATTAGTGTAACTGCAAGATTAAGTGTTAGTTTGGAttggttttttttattaaaaaagtattttaaaaaaaataaaatattttcatttaatttaaaatttatttagatatttttttttaaaaatatttttattaaaaaaataaattatttattttttaaaaaattaataatatcttactttaaaaaaaaagaaataaaagatgtttttaatatttaaaaactttttaaaaaaatccatctagatataaaatattttttttctgtaaaaaaaatattttataaaaaaaaaactttttcaaaaaccaaTCTAAATTGACCCTGATATGATGGCTCTTATTACCACTCTACCGTTAGTTGCTTCATAACTTCGTTCTATGTAGTTTTGCAATTTCTACATTAAAAAACAGCAATGCTGTTACTTAGGAGAATTAAGTTTTTGGACAGGCTTCAGTTGTTTAAGTAATATAATGTAccatttcattttcttttttggcTGTTACAACTAATTATTTCAGAAAAGGTATTATAGAAGGCAGCAGAAGCTATTTAAATTTCAACCCATCGAATTAGAAATAATTCACGTACAAGAGGACACGTAAAACGATATTGTTTGCTTGTTTTCCTCTTTAAGGTTcgtctttctttttttttttttttttttttttttgagaatgCAGAGCATAAACCAACGGTGTTTCAACGTTATCTAAATTGCAATACATTAAGtcaccgaaaaaaaaaatttgcaatacATTATGTGTAAACTGTAAAGCTTTCACGAAGGGCACCACATGCTCCAGTCAAACTATATTTGTGGCATCCTGATTTTCACAACCTTAAACTAAACCTAAACCAGTAAGGAGACACATGAATATAATTATGGCAGTAAATGGCCAACTTCAACGCCTTAATCACCATGAAAATCAACAAACAGCAATGCGCTCTGTCTTGTATTGTTGATCTCCATTCTCCAGCTTCattaatgaaatgaacaagGATCGAGGTCTCTGATCATTAGTTGCAATGCTTCATGTTGAAGACTTGAAGTACAAGATCTTTGTTGATGATGCCATCAACCGTTGCATCAAGTACAAATTTGAGGGTATCTCCTGCAATCAACCTTCAGCTCTATAATCAGTTTGTAGCAGAT is a window encoding:
- the LOC130945195 gene encoding transcription factor FER-LIKE IRON DEFICIENCY-INDUCED TRANSCRIPTION FACTOR, which produces MDAHQETLIFNNDYEVHDFTEDPNFDQLINLIRGDNNNEDDAAVFFNYGSDIIINDCFLDDNQNHLLLPYDEIHQSHNNNSSNEVMMNNVCGDDPSPTNLISSFSCFEEGVVNRENEGEYSSATTTATDEANLSGKPRLKADRSKTLISERRRRSRMKEKLYALRSLVPNITKMDKASIIGDALSYVHELQAQAKKLKAEVAGLEASLFVSENYKASFDDNYIKTVQVTHNSHPINKKIVQIEMVQVEERGYYVKIVCNKGGGVAASLYRALESLVGFSVRNSNFETVCDTILLTFTLNVKGFEPEVNLPNLKLWVTGALLNQGFEFMANFHY